The genomic stretch AAGAGTAAAGCTTTGGGTTGGCGGGGATGGGCATGGGATGAGGGAGCTGAggctttggggggggttggagttggggatgaaaatggggtgggtggttcaagggggggatttgatgggggctgttgagggggttgtggaacgggggagggggaagggggtggagagggtggtggaggtcggGAGGAGGTGTCATGAGGTTGTGGTCGGGTTGGATGGGAAAGGCGGGGTGaaggtttgggggttggaggatgtGGGTTGGGAACCGGGGGCAcagaagagagggggggtctgggagattgtggaggtgaagggggtggaggggttggactGGGGAGGGGCAGCAGGTGAACATGTCGAGGTGCAGAGTTATTGTGATGGCAAGGGGCTGTTGCAGGTGCTGGTGCACTTTTTTGATGGGAGGATTGAGGTTTATGAGACCGATCTCGCGGCTTTGGTTGATCCGAAcccgaagaggaagaggctaGAAAGGGTGGCTGTTTGGACTGGGCATTCGGCACCGGTcaagaaggtggtgaggaattTCAGTGGGAGGGCGGTCGTTACGAGGACGGAGTCAGGGCAGAGCGTTGTGTGGAAACATGAGTTGGAtcatgggaagggggtggcgATGTTGAGGAGACAGGTCGTCATCCAGCAAGCGGGGCATGTTCACCGGATGTGCGTGTTGAGAAAGGGGAGGTTTGTGGTTTTCTTGCGGCACGAAAAGGTTGAGCTTTGGGACTGTAGGGGGGCTCAGGCGAGATTGCTGGCCGAGCAGAGGTATGATGTGCCGGGGAAACCACTGTGCCTGATTGTGCTGCCGAGGCACAAGGTGGAGGATTACACCACGGCGCATGTTGCGACGATTACGTCGGAaaaggagggtgttggttgggagGTCAAGTTTCCGTTCTATAGACCGAACGATCCGACGGTCAAGGTTGCGAAtgggcggggggagggggatcaGGGGGGGTGCATCAGGGAGTTTGTCAAGTTTACGCTTGAGGATGCGGGGGATTTGGGGTATGTGTTACCTGTTGATCCGGCCGGGGCGGATTTCCATGTTTCGGGGTTTTTGGATGTGTTTGCACGGGATGTGGCGATTTCGTACACGCACTCAGGGAGGGTCGAGTTTTGGACTGCGAGGGTTGGGCatgaggggaagggggtggagtgGTTGTCGACGAGCTCGCTGGAGACGGGGGTTGCGAACCCGGCGCTGGTCAGTGGGAGCACGCTGAAGAAGGCGGCGTTGGTGAGTGCGGATCGGTCGACGTTGACGATTTGGGATATCAGGGGGGCGAGGCTGGAGTATGAGCAAAAGTTTGAGAACAGTCATACGATTAGGGATCTGGACTGGGCGACCACGCCGGCGAAGCAGAGTATCTTGGCGGTTGGGTTTCCTCAtcgggtgttgttgttgagtcAGATGAGGTTTGATTATCTCAACAAGGGGCCGGCGTGGCTGCCGACAAGGGAGATTTCGATACGGCAGTGCACACCGCATCCGATTGGGGACTCGgtttggttggggggtggacACTTGGTGATTGCGGCGGGGAACCAGCTGTTTGTGCATGATCGGGAGTTTGAGGCTTCGACTTCGCTTGTTCCGGCAACCGGGCTGAGGATACCGCATCGGAAGGGCAAGGCGAGGCAGCTTGATCTGTTTGAGGTTGTGGACCGGCTCAATGGCCCGCTGCCGGTTTTCCACCCGCAGTTCTTGAGCATGTGCATCCTTGCCGGAAGGATCTCGCTCGTTCACAAGGTCCTGCAGGCGTTGCGCAAGACGCTTCGGTTCTGGGTAGAGGGTGATGTGGTGGATGATtacctcggcctcgacctgGTGGAATTCTACGCCGGTGATGGGTCACTGCATAACGGCGGTGGCCACCCAAGAGAGTACCTCAACCGCCGGCAGTCGTttgacgacggcgacgagcCCTTCTCGGAAGAAACAGCTGTCGACATCAACGAGCGCCTCACCCGCATTGGCATCCCTCAGCTCTCGGGCCACGAACAAATCCAACTCGTCGACATTGTAGAATGCGTCGGCGTGGTCGAAAAACAACGTCGCTCCCTCGACGAAAACGGAGCAAGATTCATGCTCGCCTTCAGGCAACACGCCCTGAGAAAGGGAAGAGCAAACGAGGTGCACATCTCGTGGCGCGAAATCAGCTGGGCATACCACTCCACCAGCCAAGACGTCCTTGTCGATTTTGTGACCAAGCATAACCACGGCAGGATGCTGTGGGAGGGCGCGAGAGAAAGCGGCATGTTCATGTGGCTTGGTGACAACGCTGCCGTGAGGCAACAGTTTGAGATTATTGCGAGAAACGAGTACACCAAAGGCGAGGACAAGAACCCTATCGATTGCAGCCTCTATTACCTCgccctcaagaagaagactgtCCTCCAGGGCCTGTGGAGAATGGCAAGCTGGAATAAAGAACAGGCCTCGACGTCGAAGTTTCTGGCGAATAACTTTGACGATCCGAAGTGGCGGACTGCGGCGCTGAAGAATGCTTACGCGTTGATGTCGAAGCGGAGGTTTGAGTACGCGGCTGCgttcttcttgttggcggACCATTTGCATGATGCGGTGAACGTCTGTCTTAATCAGCTTCATGACCTGCAGCTCGCGGTGGCGATCACGAGGGTGTACGAGGGTGATAATGGGCCGGTGCTGAAGAGGCTTCTCGAAGAAGAAGTCCTATCCACTGcagcaaaagaaggaaaCC from Podospora pseudopauciseta strain CBS 411.78 chromosome 3, whole genome shotgun sequence encodes the following:
- the RAV1 gene encoding regulator of (H+)-ATPase in vacuolar membrane (COG:S; EggNog:ENOG503NXZY; BUSCO:EOG09260A6Q), whose translation is MRTILPGLPSPHLQALATGYCQNASESGHRRITVYISGPAISILSPSPTSPSHLLQTIYDDDPTPLQSVALDEPTAKIAVITTSGTGRIYKPTINTLLPINSPEREPRWVLQGTFFSSPSPSHPATLSWGSDGELLVSSSSSLQLWQTSRPEGDIHLSWSQPLPNPAKMALLSYDSAYIASVGRYDKLVKVWRRLSYGSGGAGTEEGVDGARFDFVYLRHGDVVTRLEWRRRPRHEGQTVENVLWTVDCKGRVKLWVGGDGHGMRELRLWGGLELGMKMGWVVQGGDLMGAVEGVVERGRGKGVERVVEVGRRCHEVVVGLDGKGGVKVWGLEDVGWEPGAQKRGGVWEIVEVKGVEGLDWGGAAGEHVEVQSYCDGKGLLQVLVHFFDGRIEVYETDLAALVDPNPKRKRLERVAVWTGHSAPVKKVVRNFSGRAVVTRTESGQSVVWKHELDHGKGVAMLRRQVVIQQAGHVHRMCVLRKGRFVVFLRHEKVELWDCRGAQARLLAEQRYDVPGKPLCLIVLPRHKVEDYTTAHVATITSEKEGVGWEVKFPFYRPNDPTVKVANGRGEGDQGGCIREFVKFTLEDAGDLGYVLPVDPAGADFHVSGFLDVFARDVAISYTHSGRVEFWTARVGHEGKGVEWLSTSSLETGVANPALVSGSTLKKAALVSADRSTLTIWDIRGARLEYEQKFENSHTIRDLDWATTPAKQSILAVGFPHRVLLLSQMRFDYLNKGPAWLPTREISIRQCTPHPIGDSVWLGGGHLVIAAGNQLFVHDREFEASTSLVPATGLRIPHRKGKARQLDLFEVVDRLNGPLPVFHPQFLSMCILAGRISLVHKVLQALRKTLRFWVEGDVVDDYLGLDLVEFYAGDGSLHNGGGHPREYLNRRQSFDDGDEPFSEETAVDINERLTRIGIPQLSGHEQIQLVDIVECVGVVEKQRRSLDENGARFMLAFRQHALRKGRANEVHISWREISWAYHSTSQDVLVDFVTKHNHGRMLWEGARESGMFMWLGDNAAVRQQFEIIARNEYTKGEDKNPIDCSLYYLALKKKTVLQGLWRMASWNKEQASTSKFLANNFDDPKWRTAALKNAYALMSKRRFEYAAAFFLLADHLHDAVNVCLNQLHDLQLAVAITRVYEGDNGPVLKRLLEEEVLSTAAKEGNRWLASWAFWMLGRRDMAVRALITPVFALLSTTPSSPPPDDGNLKSKSYLTDDPALIILYRQLRQKTLQTLRGATKVTPKVEWEFVLHSAGLYDRMGCDLLGLDLVRNWEFFHPAAQAMTGLGGEINPLRLLKRRGSLVVADIPIRGGPLSPLATPGGQMQVPGEMKTGGGGGTTAKPKPPPTVFEEPDANSLLDSFGF